In one window of Lewinellaceae bacterium DNA:
- a CDS encoding carbohydrate binding family 9 domain-containing protein, with protein MKTHLGRLFGLMMYLVVPMFLSGQETNSILVRTTKDPITIDGRMNESAWQKADKLTNFWLWFPDDTSRAHYQTEIYMIRDAKKLYIAARCFASGDHYIIPGLRRDFRAGGNDNISLIFDTFNDGTNAFLFGLNPLGVQREALISAGGQELENFATAWDNVWEGEAQIYDGYYVCEFAIPFQTLRYNEGVNEWNFNSYRFDSQSNEQSTWNRIPRNQWIFSLGHMGKIIWEDPLPKAGANLSLIPYLRGGISQDQTHEGLDPEGNLGIDAKVAVTPGLNLDLTVNPDFSQVEVDQQLTNLTRFELSLPEQRQFFTENSDLFGSFGNASINPFFSRRIGVAIDTSTGFPVQNPIWYGARLSGKISNPLRVGLLNLQTAAVGASGIPSSNYTTAVVQHKVFSRSNVGLIFVNKQDFGKDRDSEDDYNRVVGAEYNLASANNEWNGKVFLQRSFVPGTQLQPYAHGTRLNYIGRHLNATWEHEWVGTDYNARVGFVPRHDYWKVSPKFQTFFYPEHGIINNHGPGIEWSTFWKPGFGRSDQEIMYYWEIDFRGTQTLRVGAIQSFIHLFEAFDPSRTNATPLPGDRDYRFTYFGAVFKSDQRKAAYFQLTPLFGPFYNGKLLSLDMQTSFRFQPYATLAVNGSFNRLRFPEPYATRNVILFGPRLDLTFNKKLFLTAFFQYNDQAENININTRLQWRFKPVSDFYLVYTDNYYTDFAAKNRAVVAKLTYWLNI; from the coding sequence ATGAAGACGCACTTGGGCAGGCTGTTCGGCCTGATGATGTATTTGGTTGTTCCCATGTTTTTGAGTGGTCAGGAGACCAATTCCATCCTGGTCCGTACCACGAAAGACCCGATAACCATCGACGGACGGATGAATGAATCAGCCTGGCAAAAAGCCGACAAGCTCACTAATTTTTGGCTTTGGTTTCCCGATGATACTTCACGTGCGCACTACCAGACCGAGATCTATATGATCCGTGATGCAAAAAAACTGTACATCGCAGCCAGGTGCTTTGCATCCGGCGATCATTACATCATCCCGGGTTTGCGCAGGGACTTCAGGGCAGGGGGCAATGACAACATCAGCCTGATATTTGATACGTTCAATGACGGAACCAATGCATTTTTGTTCGGATTGAATCCCCTGGGCGTACAGCGCGAAGCGCTCATCTCAGCCGGAGGACAGGAACTGGAAAATTTCGCCACCGCTTGGGATAATGTCTGGGAAGGCGAAGCCCAGATCTACGATGGGTATTATGTCTGCGAGTTTGCCATACCTTTCCAGACCTTGCGGTATAATGAAGGCGTCAACGAATGGAATTTCAACAGCTACCGCTTCGATTCGCAATCCAACGAGCAATCTACCTGGAACCGTATTCCCCGCAATCAGTGGATATTTAGCCTGGGACATATGGGTAAGATCATCTGGGAGGATCCACTGCCGAAAGCCGGGGCTAACCTCTCTCTGATTCCCTATCTCCGCGGAGGCATCAGTCAGGATCAGACGCATGAAGGCCTGGACCCGGAGGGTAACCTGGGTATCGACGCGAAGGTTGCCGTAACACCCGGGCTGAATCTCGACCTCACGGTCAACCCGGATTTTTCCCAGGTGGAAGTTGACCAGCAATTGACCAATTTGACGCGTTTTGAATTATCACTCCCGGAACAGCGGCAATTCTTTACGGAAAATTCGGACCTCTTTGGTTCTTTTGGAAATGCCAGTATCAATCCGTTTTTCTCACGGAGGATAGGCGTTGCCATCGACACGTCGACAGGGTTTCCAGTGCAAAATCCGATCTGGTATGGCGCCCGTCTGAGTGGAAAGATCAGCAACCCTTTACGGGTCGGATTGCTCAACCTGCAGACGGCGGCTGTCGGAGCCAGCGGAATCCCCAGCTCCAATTACACCACTGCGGTGGTCCAGCATAAGGTCTTTTCCCGCTCCAATGTAGGACTCATCTTTGTCAACAAACAGGATTTTGGCAAGGACCGGGATAGCGAAGACGACTACAACCGGGTGGTGGGCGCAGAATACAATCTGGCCAGCGCCAATAACGAGTGGAATGGCAAGGTGTTCCTGCAGCGGTCCTTTGTGCCGGGCACCCAACTGCAACCCTATGCGCACGGTACCCGCCTGAACTACATCGGCCGGCATCTGAATGCTACCTGGGAACACGAGTGGGTAGGGACGGATTATAACGCCCGCGTAGGTTTTGTTCCACGCCATGATTACTGGAAGGTGAGTCCCAAGTTCCAGACCTTCTTCTACCCGGAGCATGGTATCATCAACAACCATGGACCCGGCATCGAGTGGTCCACATTCTGGAAACCCGGTTTTGGTCGCTCTGACCAGGAGATCATGTATTATTGGGAAATAGATTTCCGGGGTACCCAGACCTTACGTGTCGGCGCTATCCAGTCCTTTATCCATTTGTTTGAAGCCTTTGACCCCAGCCGGACCAATGCTACGCCCTTACCCGGCGACCGGGATTACCGGTTCACCTATTTTGGTGCAGTCTTTAAATCCGATCAGCGCAAGGCAGCCTATTTTCAGCTGACTCCGCTATTCGGCCCATTTTACAATGGCAAATTGCTGTCCCTGGACATGCAGACCTCATTCCGCTTTCAGCCCTATGCCACCCTGGCTGTCAACGGGAGCTTCAACCGGTTGCGGTTTCCGGAGCCCTATGCCACGCGCAATGTAATCCTCTTCGGTCCGCGGCTGGACCTCACCTTCAACAAAAAGTTATTCCTGACCGCTTTCTTCCAGTACAACGATCAGGCGGAGAACATCAACATCAATACGCGGTTGCAATGGCGGTTTAAGCCGGTCTCCGATTTCTACCTGGTGTATACCGATAATTATTACACCGACTTCGCTGCCAAGAACCGTGCGGTTGTCGCCAAGCTGACGTATTGGTTGAACATTTGA
- the iolG gene encoding inositol 2-dehydrogenase codes for MHIAIAGMGRMGQTHLKSLALNFPELHLHVVSARKEGHDFARKFGVEHCYTDLDEALAHPEVTAVIICCLSDLHVTQVEKAIKAGKHVFVEKPLAMDLATIHRLDELAKSRKVHLMVGFNQRFDPTWSRIQEEVAEGKIGSLRLMQITSRDPIPPNMKFAKASGGLFMDMMIHDFDMVRFVTGQEVKEVYAKGAVKVVPELAKIGDVDTAVVVLTLEDGSMAVIDNCREAKYGYDQRMEVFGSEGMLQGHNQYGDTVLHYDEQGQHRDKPLYFFMERYQQSYFRQMEAFIQVLEGKMPVPVGAYETGQATEIALAAIKSVKTGKPVLL; via the coding sequence ATGCATATTGCGATAGCCGGTATGGGACGGATGGGTCAGACTCATCTCAAGTCCCTGGCGTTAAATTTTCCGGAGCTGCACCTGCATGTGGTGAGCGCCCGGAAGGAGGGGCATGATTTCGCCCGCAAATTTGGCGTAGAACATTGTTATACGGACCTGGATGAGGCATTGGCGCATCCGGAAGTCACAGCGGTGATCATTTGTTGTCTGTCGGACCTGCATGTCACCCAGGTGGAGAAAGCCATCAAGGCGGGCAAACACGTATTTGTAGAAAAGCCACTGGCGATGGACCTCGCTACCATCCACCGGCTGGACGAGCTGGCCAAAAGCCGCAAGGTCCATCTGATGGTTGGCTTCAATCAGCGTTTTGATCCCACATGGTCGCGGATCCAGGAAGAAGTTGCGGAAGGAAAGATCGGTTCACTGCGTCTGATGCAGATCACCAGCCGGGATCCAATACCTCCCAATATGAAGTTTGCCAAAGCTTCCGGAGGGTTGTTTATGGATATGATGATCCATGATTTTGACATGGTTCGCTTTGTGACCGGTCAGGAGGTAAAGGAGGTGTATGCCAAGGGGGCAGTCAAGGTGGTTCCGGAGCTGGCGAAAATAGGTGATGTCGATACGGCGGTGGTGGTGTTGACGCTGGAAGATGGGTCGATGGCGGTCATTGACAATTGCCGTGAAGCCAAGTATGGCTATGATCAGCGCATGGAGGTCTTTGGATCCGAGGGTATGCTGCAGGGCCACAACCAATACGGGGACACGGTATTGCATTACGATGAGCAGGGCCAGCACCGTGACAAGCCGCTGTATTTCTTCATGGAGCGATATCAGCAGTCGTATTTCCGGCAGATGGAGGCTTTTATTCAGGTATTGGAGGGTAAGATGCCGGTGCCAGTTGGTGCGTACGAGACGGGGCAAGCGACCGAGATTGCGCTTGCCGCCATCAAGTCCGTCAAGACCGGCAAGCCGGTCCTCTTGTAA
- a CDS encoding phage integrase SAM-like domain-containing protein translates to MNYKNIKFYLKRTNGDQPTAIYAKLQLNKKPFKYYIGDSIIPALWDANQGKPTSDSDMVKAFAKVQPQIRVIMQNIQTQIDKVRNAIVAFVNLQESTGNVVTSDQLRDHLDELLGKEKDTKGTKLSDYIDHFIRDIESGARLTPNKTRYSEGTIKNYYGFRTQWLLFQKEIRKTLDFDDITLDLYNRYIQFFTRKNYSINTIGRHVKALKVIMGAGKEDGLHQNKIYRHRKFQVLTAKIDSIYLSETEVQSIFDLDLSDSPHLDLARDVFLLGCYTTLRYSDVSRIKPHHVIEEGSKCYLNIYNQKTEKPTIVPLKPEALHILAKYENEIPKTYEQKVNKYIKEVGKMAGIDNQVEIIEKRGGLKLKKVVPKYQLIMTHTARRSGVTNMCLRGIDTLLIMKITNHASEKDLLKYIRISREESARKLASHEYFKFSDMKRV, encoded by the coding sequence ATGAACTACAAGAACATCAAATTCTACCTCAAGCGAACGAATGGTGATCAGCCCACCGCCATCTATGCCAAGCTGCAATTGAACAAGAAGCCTTTCAAGTATTACATCGGCGATAGCATCATTCCTGCACTCTGGGATGCCAATCAAGGGAAACCTACTTCAGACTCGGACATGGTGAAAGCCTTTGCCAAAGTCCAGCCCCAAATCCGGGTGATCATGCAAAACATCCAGACGCAAATAGATAAGGTTAGAAATGCCATTGTGGCCTTTGTAAACCTCCAGGAGTCTACGGGTAACGTGGTGACCTCAGATCAATTGAGAGACCATTTGGATGAGCTTTTGGGTAAAGAGAAAGATACGAAGGGAACCAAGCTGAGTGACTACATCGATCACTTCATCCGTGATATTGAATCTGGTGCTCGACTGACACCGAATAAAACACGTTATTCCGAAGGCACCATCAAGAACTATTATGGCTTCAGGACCCAGTGGTTATTGTTCCAGAAGGAGATCAGGAAGACCTTGGACTTCGATGACATCACCCTGGATCTCTACAATCGGTACATCCAATTCTTTACCAGGAAGAACTATTCAATTAATACCATCGGTCGCCATGTCAAGGCACTGAAGGTTATCATGGGAGCTGGAAAAGAAGATGGATTGCATCAAAATAAAATTTATCGACATAGGAAGTTTCAAGTGCTCACCGCAAAGATTGATAGTATCTATCTGTCCGAAACCGAGGTCCAATCTATATTTGATCTAGACCTATCAGATTCCCCTCATCTTGACCTGGCTCGTGACGTATTTTTATTGGGATGCTATACCACGCTGCGCTATTCGGATGTGTCCAGGATCAAACCCCATCATGTGATCGAGGAAGGCAGTAAATGCTATCTAAATATTTACAACCAGAAGACAGAGAAACCTACCATTGTCCCTCTTAAACCTGAAGCCCTGCACATTCTTGCCAAGTACGAGAATGAGATCCCCAAGACATACGAGCAGAAAGTCAACAAATACATCAAAGAAGTTGGCAAGATGGCTGGTATTGATAATCAAGTTGAGATCATTGAAAAACGCGGAGGTTTGAAACTTAAAAAAGTAGTGCCTAAGTACCAGCTGATCATGACCCATACCGCCAGGAGATCAGGAGTGACTAATATGTGCCTAAGAGGGATTGATACGCTTTTAATCATGAAGATCACCAATCATGCATCGGAAAAGGACCTGCTTAAGTATATTCGGATAAGCCGGGAAGAGTCCGCTAGGAAGTTGGCTAGTCATGAATATTTCAAATTTTCAGATATGAAAAGAGTGTAA
- a CDS encoding helix-turn-helix domain-containing protein has translation MGSINIIQGDFEEFISGIVERVVAEVDKKLLQPKSEEVLSCRQVEELLDISPTTRIAWTKNGILKAHALGSRKYYKRSDIDSSLIPIR, from the coding sequence ATGGGTAGTATTAATATAATACAAGGGGATTTTGAGGAATTCATTTCTGGCATCGTAGAGAGAGTAGTTGCCGAAGTGGATAAAAAACTTCTGCAACCAAAATCAGAAGAGGTTCTTTCCTGTCGACAGGTAGAAGAACTATTGGATATCTCACCTACAACGCGTATTGCATGGACGAAAAACGGGATACTTAAAGCCCATGCTCTAGGCAGTCGCAAGTACTACAAGCGGTCTGACATTGATTCATCTTTAATTCCGATAAGATGA
- a CDS encoding N-6 DNA methylase has protein sequence MAIKKSELYSSLWASCDELRGGMDASQYKDYVLTMLFVKYVSDKYAGNPNSLIEVPKGASFEDMIALKGQPDIGDRINKEILRPLFAANGLEGSMELVDFNDDEKLGSGKEKVDRLSNLVAIFENPALNFKNNRAEDDDILGDAYEYLMRHFATESGKSKGQFYTPAEVSRVMAKIIDVHKLDKPSYTVYDPTCGSGSLLLKVADEAPNGLTIYGQEKDIATKGLAIMNMWLHGYPEAAIAGKNTLADPQFKEPDGTLKRFDRASCNPPFSLKNWSTGIVPMEDEYNRFIGYGEPPAKNGDYAFLLHIIASLKSTGKAAVILPHGVLFRGNAEATIRENILRRKLIKGIIGLPANLFYGTGIPACIIVIDKEDAEHREGIFIIDASKGFKKDGAKNRLREQDIHKIVDVFNSQLEIDKYSRFVPFSEIEKNEYNLNIPRYIDTQEEEDIQDLNAHLNGGIPDRDVDSLKEFWKVYPNLRSTLFSQLRPGYQKLNVQKSQIKNMIFDHPEFSAYSQELNHIFEDWKSDVYDTLTGVTVGTSPKEMIHSISELILKHYSTRPLIIRYDIFQHLLDYWNETMKDDVYLIIEDGWKAKVDRIIVKGKDKGWTCELIPKELVINRYLSDQQTAMQEMESELESLQAKISEYEEENGGDEGILSDATNDKGKFTKSTVTQYMREIKGDPEEREAYKLLQEIRELFDKESDLKKEIKQVDTDLDAATLKQYGKLTEDEVRSLVIDDKWLASIQADIQSEIDSISQRLTSRIKELAERYEHTLTELDQEVSTLEDKVSAHLKKMGLVWN, from the coding sequence ATGGCCATAAAAAAATCCGAGCTTTACTCTTCCCTCTGGGCTTCCTGCGATGAACTACGTGGTGGTATGGATGCCTCCCAATACAAGGATTACGTACTGACAATGCTCTTCGTCAAATACGTCTCCGACAAATATGCTGGTAATCCCAACAGTCTGATAGAAGTACCAAAGGGAGCATCGTTCGAAGACATGATCGCACTGAAGGGGCAACCTGATATCGGTGATCGGATCAACAAGGAAATCCTCCGTCCACTCTTTGCTGCCAATGGTCTGGAAGGCTCGATGGAACTGGTGGATTTCAACGATGATGAGAAACTTGGAAGTGGCAAGGAAAAGGTAGACCGACTCTCCAATTTGGTTGCCATCTTTGAGAATCCGGCCCTGAACTTTAAGAATAACCGGGCAGAGGATGATGATATTCTGGGTGATGCGTACGAGTATTTGATGCGTCACTTTGCCACCGAATCCGGAAAGTCCAAAGGACAGTTCTACACGCCTGCTGAGGTCTCCAGGGTCATGGCAAAGATCATTGACGTCCACAAGTTGGATAAGCCTTCCTATACGGTTTATGACCCTACTTGTGGTAGTGGCTCGCTGTTATTAAAAGTTGCCGATGAGGCTCCCAATGGACTGACCATCTATGGCCAGGAAAAGGATATCGCTACTAAGGGGTTGGCGATCATGAATATGTGGCTTCACGGTTATCCGGAAGCAGCTATTGCAGGTAAGAATACACTGGCTGATCCTCAATTCAAAGAGCCAGATGGCACGCTGAAACGATTCGACCGCGCTTCTTGCAATCCTCCATTCTCTTTAAAAAACTGGAGTACCGGTATCGTTCCGATGGAAGACGAGTACAATCGTTTCATCGGATATGGAGAACCACCAGCTAAGAATGGCGACTATGCCTTCCTACTTCACATCATTGCATCACTAAAAAGCACTGGAAAAGCCGCTGTGATCCTTCCACATGGCGTATTATTTCGTGGTAATGCCGAAGCCACGATCCGTGAAAATATCCTCAGGAGGAAGTTGATCAAGGGTATTATTGGACTGCCAGCAAACTTGTTTTACGGCACAGGAATTCCTGCCTGCATCATCGTAATCGACAAGGAGGATGCAGAGCATCGAGAAGGTATCTTCATCATCGATGCAAGCAAGGGCTTTAAAAAGGATGGAGCTAAGAACCGTCTCCGTGAGCAGGATATCCATAAGATTGTGGATGTATTCAATAGCCAGTTGGAGATTGATAAGTATTCACGTTTTGTCCCGTTTTCGGAGATTGAGAAAAATGAGTACAACCTGAATATCCCTCGCTACATCGATACACAGGAGGAAGAAGACATCCAGGACTTGAATGCCCATCTGAATGGTGGCATTCCAGATCGTGATGTAGACTCGCTGAAGGAGTTTTGGAAGGTCTATCCAAATCTCCGATCAACGCTATTCTCCCAGCTTCGGCCTGGCTATCAAAAGTTGAATGTGCAGAAGTCTCAGATCAAGAATATGATCTTCGATCATCCAGAATTCAGCGCGTACAGTCAGGAGCTCAACCACATCTTCGAAGATTGGAAGTCGGATGTGTATGACACCCTCACTGGTGTTACGGTAGGCACCAGTCCTAAGGAAATGATCCATTCCATTTCCGAATTGATCCTGAAGCATTACAGTACCCGTCCCCTCATCATCCGCTACGACATCTTCCAGCACCTGTTGGATTACTGGAATGAAACTATGAAGGACGATGTCTACTTGATTATTGAAGATGGCTGGAAAGCCAAAGTGGATCGCATCATCGTGAAGGGCAAGGACAAGGGCTGGACATGTGAACTCATCCCGAAAGAACTGGTCATCAATCGTTATCTGTCTGATCAACAAACAGCTATGCAGGAGATGGAATCCGAACTGGAAAGTCTGCAAGCCAAGATCAGTGAATATGAAGAAGAAAATGGGGGTGATGAGGGTATACTCTCCGATGCCACCAATGACAAGGGCAAGTTCACCAAGTCCACAGTGACCCAATACATGCGGGAAATTAAGGGCGATCCGGAAGAACGGGAAGCTTATAAACTACTGCAGGAGATCAGGGAGTTATTCGACAAAGAGTCTGATTTGAAAAAGGAAATCAAGCAAGTTGATACCGATCTAGATGCTGCAACTCTGAAGCAGTATGGCAAACTCACAGAAGATGAAGTCCGATCACTGGTCATTGACGACAAATGGCTGGCATCAATCCAGGCGGATATCCAGTCTGAGATCGACAGCATTTCACAGCGCTTGACTAGCCGTATCAAGGAACTAGCTGAACGATATGAACATACACTGACCGAACTGGATCAGGAAGTATCCACGCTGGAAGACAAAGTTTCTGCTCACCTGAAAAAAATGGGGCTGGTATGGAATTAG
- a CDS encoding restriction endonuclease subunit S: protein MELVEAGFKMTDVGVIPEDWELIPFDTIFSFHSTSNYSKAEMSDEGDVGCIHYGLIHAIPNTQYNLKNGIKYYVSTEQATYEFVRNGDVIMVDASEDLEGINKSVEVSGIGDKKFISGLHTFLLRDKNKSLADNFRGIILNSQMVKYQMLQLAVGMKVFGVSKTQLIKVKLPLPPTLTEQKAIATALSDVDALISSLDKLIEKKKKIKQGSMQELLTGKTRLARFDNGVGYKMTEVGRIPSEWEVLKLDKIVKFINGIAHEKLISDRGDYVVVNSKFISSGGAVIKNCDELLNPAFEGDILMVMSDVPNGRAIAKCYFVETDNLYSVNQRICRLSAISSNSKFLFYQLDRNPFYIQFDDGVKQTNLRKSEVLSCPIPLPPTLTEQKAIATALNDMDSEIKEFETKRDKYKQIKQGMMQELLTGKTRLV from the coding sequence ATGGAATTAGTTGAAGCTGGATTTAAGATGACAGATGTGGGCGTGATTCCTGAAGATTGGGAGTTGATTCCCTTTGATACAATTTTTTCTTTTCATTCCACATCCAATTATTCAAAAGCAGAAATGTCAGACGAAGGAGATGTAGGATGTATTCACTATGGTCTAATTCATGCTATCCCTAATACTCAATACAACCTAAAAAATGGAATAAAATATTACGTCTCGACCGAGCAAGCTACGTATGAATTTGTTCGTAACGGAGATGTAATTATGGTAGATGCGTCTGAGGATTTAGAAGGGATCAATAAGTCGGTTGAAGTTAGTGGAATTGGAGATAAGAAATTTATTTCAGGATTACACACTTTCTTACTAAGAGATAAGAATAAGTCCCTTGCGGATAATTTCAGGGGAATTATTCTTAACTCTCAAATGGTAAAATACCAAATGCTTCAGCTTGCTGTCGGCATGAAAGTATTTGGTGTGTCTAAAACACAATTAATCAAGGTTAAACTCCCACTTCCCCCAACTCTCACCGAACAAAAAGCCATCGCCACCGCCCTCTCCGACGTAGATGCCCTCATCTCCAGCCTGGACAAGCTCATCGAAAAGAAAAAGAAGATCAAGCAGGGATCGATGCAGGAGTTGTTGACGGGGAAGACTCGACTAGCAAGATTTGACAATGGTGTTGGATATAAGATGACGGAGGTGGGGAGGATTCCGAGTGAATGGGAGGTGCTGAAACTAGACAAAATTGTAAAGTTTATCAATGGCATCGCTCATGAGAAATTAATATCAGACAGAGGCGATTACGTAGTTGTGAACTCTAAGTTCATCTCATCTGGAGGGGCAGTAATAAAAAATTGTGACGAATTACTTAACCCAGCATTTGAAGGTGACATACTTATGGTCATGAGTGATGTACCAAATGGACGGGCAATTGCGAAATGCTATTTTGTGGAAACGGATAATTTGTATTCCGTGAACCAACGAATATGTAGATTATCTGCTATATCATCTAATTCAAAGTTCTTATTTTATCAATTAGATAGGAATCCATTCTATATTCAATTTGACGACGGTGTAAAACAGACTAACCTAAGGAAAAGTGAAGTCTTATCTTGTCCAATCCCACTTCCCCCAACTCTCACCGAACAAAAAGCCATCGCCACCGCACTCAACGACATGGACTCAGAAATTAAAGAGTTTGAAACCAAACGAGACAAATACAAGCAGATCAAGCAAGGGATGATGC